One part of the Meleagris gallopavo isolate NT-WF06-2002-E0010 breed Aviagen turkey brand Nicholas breeding stock chromosome 20, Turkey_5.1, whole genome shotgun sequence genome encodes these proteins:
- the EVPL gene encoding envoplakin isoform X2, whose amino-acid sequence MFKAVGKGSPSRNAPSRASPAKPSKSSSSELAVLIARMQTNADQVEKDILETQSLLTQDVSNEQKNKAFEFQAENARNLKEAETLLKDLFLDVDRAKRLKHPQATEIEKDIQQLHERVTQLCAEYRDLYEKLNVPDIGPRVDWTKILDQKMKQVNAGQYGPGMSELEKQIAEHNILQKEIEAYGLQIKNLRCRDVTDLKSQYKDLLKASIWRGQSLGSLYHHLQGCTKELGYLTERQTRILKQDWSDQMTDVQSMRREYEDFKSKELLSQEEFVNNLQDDGDRMIELKHPAVKPIQAHQEALKNEWQNFLNLCICQESQLKSVENYKKFQDDAETVSRSLKKMSSDLDTKYTKFNKDSPGVVSDLLLHLENDEKSVKQAEKSIADLKKRSKEISPLKLRRMRSSQPLTLDTLCDWDAGEVQLTRGDKYTLKDNSNPEMWVVQSSTGVVQEAPSACFSILPPDPEAVDKVNRLEGELNAVKQKRAAAQSMLRRSHKETVQPSQQVLPKSTPVVQDDPQADQLLGSLDRVGKDLVQVEKEVLNRVRSPVSYTDPTDDLARRIKQQQETTKKLESLGAAKDALQKECETYLSKKPTSTSASQLPVTLNALRSKYSDVSMLSSLYNEKAKAALNLETQIENTDKVVSTFEAKLAQDSIIPASPNALQDRANDLQKMKRDLVAQEDCVLKLNRGLKDAEHSCSAVQNNFQEYCPDLPRQKREVQLLNDRYHAVADQLDQREKTLRNISLTYQQFQNSNENLMFWMNNLPKHQVKTTDGPSQINYKLQAQKRLLEEIESKEPEKNAVVRLSRNVQSTLNDYELQAGKYSSSLDPALTDFAAKRLRVTPLQESIQAQENDVSKHYMELAAENRQQLSRLEFAKKIVEKKEVHEDIQSVHEQTQQSANKAVSSRESEGLKLQLEEERRNVARIEEELEEHRNKLLMLKTQRPVERVEEKEVVEYYRDPQLESNLTKMMRQIEEEGKKRQSLQEDIELMSRKLAQMESEKKAVPAQLLTKEITKIEKDPSLDSQAASLRQEIRRLQEESLAAASELEQCKRELHMLERKQPNIREKVVVKELIKTEKNPEMLKSVRNLQLQIDEESFKRKSAEEAIVKVKSKIEEVEKLIDAAEPKIIVKEVKQVEQDPELLKESSKLKTLIEEERSKNLALAGELGELQSQCSIAEKQKPRVEVKERVNEIFMVDPETEKEIAHLKRELQEVTLKRTKIDSEVEEALAELSVLRSQKPEVELKEVIEEVVKHEKSPEILREIDRLKQQLNELVNTNGRTQEQLIRLQGERDEWKRERSKVETKLVNKEVIRYENDPLLEKEADRLRQEVRSMAQKRRAAEDAIYDLQNKYMLLERRKPEEKVIVQEVILTQKDPKLRDEHNRLSRSLDEEVSNRRRLERDVQQLRVLVEEQEKLLNFQEDRSKRLALEKEMRQITLRIKELEESPAPVQEKIIMEEVVKLEKDPVLEQSASNLRLELDREKMEVLNLQRECKNLQMQVDVLQKAKSQEKTIYKEVIRVEKDRALESERARIWEQLSRERGAKQKAEEEVRRLREKIERAEGMKRTWAREETELQKARNLAIQERASLESELRELERQKQQKVLFLREESKLLNQRTESDRQKKKQLEQEFSMLEADILREKDQIYNKERFIRDLRSRVSREEINHETQMRETNLSTKISILDPETGKDMSPYEAYKRGIIDRGQYIQLQELECDWEEITTLGPNGEVSVLLDKKSGKQYSIDDALRLRRITKEEYQLYRDGKIPISEFALLVAGESKPPSSLSIGSIISKSPIQSPTTPQTQSFFPPGSQKGFSDDTSPIAGVYDTTTDTKYNIKTAVTKKLLDPMTAQKLLEAQAATGGIIDLLSRDRLSVHKAIERGLIDRTYMQRLLNAQKAFTGIEDPVTKRRLSVGEAVQKGWMTKDSAFPYLEVQHLTGGLIDPKKTGRIPVLEAAHMGMITGDLANRLQDESSYEKDLIDPITKEKINYKEAMALCQKDSLGSLLLLPAASEGYQPYRSPKLSRFRH is encoded by the exons ATGTTCAAGGCGGTGGGCAAAGGCTCCCCGAGCAGAAATGCCCCCAGCAGAGCTTCTCCAGCCAAACCCAGCAA GTCCTCAAGCAGTGAGCTGGCCGTGCTCATTGCCCGCATGCAGACAAATGCTGACCAGGTGGAGAAGGACATCCTAGAGACGCAGTCCCTGCTCACACAG GATGTCAGCAATGAGCAGAAGAACAAAGCCTTCGAGTTCCAGGCTGAGAATGCCAGGAACCTCAAGGAGGCAGAGACGCTGCTGAAGGACCTCTTCTTGGACGTGGACCGTGCCAAGAGGCTGAAACACCCCCAGGCTACCGAGATAGAAAAAGA catccagcagctccatgaaCGTGTGACACAGTTGTGTGCAGAGTATCGGGACCTCTATGAGAAACTGAACGTCCCCGATATCGGGCCCAGGGTGGACTGGACAAAGATTCTGGACCAAAAGATG AAACAAGTCAATGCAGGACAGTACGGCCCCGGCATGTCAGAGCTGGAGAAGCAAATAGCTGAGCACAATATCCTCCAGAAGGAGATTGAAGCCTATGGCCTTCAGATCAAGAACCTGCGCTGCAGG GATGTGACAGATCTGAAGAGCCAATACAAGGACTTGCTG AAAGCTTCTATCTGGCGAGGGCAgagcctgggcagcctgtaccaccacctgcagggctgcaccaaGGAGCTGGGCTACCTGACGGAGCGGCAGACCCGCATCCTGAAGCAGGACTGGAGTGACCAGATGACAGACGTGCAGAGCATGCGGCGGGAGTACGAG gACTTCAAGTCCAAAGaactgctcagccaggaggagtTCGTCAACAACCTGCAGGACGATGGGGACAGGATGATTGAGCTGAAGCATCCCGCTGTCAAACCCATCCAG GCTCACCAGGAGGCCCTGAAGAATGAGTGGCAGAACTTCCTGAATCTCTGCATTTGCCAGGAAAGTCAACTGAAAAGCGTGGAGAACTACAAGAAG TTCCAGGACGATGCTGAGACTGTGAGCCGCTCCCTGAAGAAGATGAGCTCCGATCTGGACACCAAATACACCAAATTCAACAAGGACAGCCCTGGCGTGGTGTCAGATCTGCTGCTCCATCTGGAG AATGATGAGAAGTCTGTGAAGCAGGCAGAGAAAAGCATCGCTGACCTGAAAAAGAGGAGCAAGGAGATCAGCCCTCTGAAACTGCGCAGGATGCGTTCCTCCCAGCCCCTCACCTTGGACACCCTGTGTGACTGGGATGCAGGAGAG GTGCAGCTGACCAGAGGTGACAAGTACACCCTGAAGGACAACAGCAACCCAGAGATGTGGgtggtgcagagcagcactggtgTGGTCCAGGAGGCCCCTTCTGCTTGCTTCTCCATCCTTCCACCAGACCCTGAGGCCGTGGACAAGGTCAATAG GCTGGAAGGGGAGCTGAACGCGGTGAAGCAGAAGcgagcagcagctcagagcatgCTGAGGCGCAGCCATAAGGAGACGGTCCAGCCCAGCCAGCAGG tgctgcccaaGAGCACTCCTGTAGTCCAGGATGACCCCCAAGCCGACCAGCTTCTGGGTAGCCTGGATCGTGTTGGCAAGGACCTGGTCCAGGTAGAGAAGGAGGTCCTGAACCGAGTGAGGTCCCCAGTGAGCTACACTGACCCCACTGACGACCTGGCCAGGAGGatcaaacagcagcag gaaacaacaaagaaacttGAGAGCCTGGGGGCAGCCAAGGATGCCTTGCAGAAGGAGTGTGAGACCTATCTTTCCAAAAAGCCCACCAGCACTTCAGCTTCCCAGCTCCCCGTCACGCTGAATGCCCTCAGGAGCAAATACAGCGATGTCAGCATGCTCTCCAGCCTCTACAATGAGAA gGCTAAGGCTGCCCTGAACCTGGAGACTCAGATTGAGAACACAGACAAGGTTGTCAGCACGTTTGAGGCCAAGCTGGCTCAGGATAGCATCATTCCTGCATCTCCCAATGCCCTGCAGGACCGAGCCAATGACCTGCAA AAGATGAAACGGGACCTGGTGGCCCAAGAGGACTGCGTGCTGAAGCTCAACCGTGGGCTGAAGgatgctgagcacagctgcagtgctgtgcagaacaACTTCCAGGAGTACTGCCCTGACCTGCCCCGGCAGAAGCGTGAGGTGCAGCTCCTCAATGACCGCTACCACGCTGTTGCAGACCAGCTGGACCAGCG AGAGAAGACCCTCCGAAATATCAGCCTCACCTACCAGCAGTTCCAGAACTCCAATGAGAACCTGATGTTCTGGATGAACAACCTACCCAAGCACCAGGTGAAGACCACAGATGGGCCAAGCCAGATCAATTACaagctgcaggcacagaag AGACTGCTGGAGGAGATTGAAAGCAAGGAGCCTGAGAAGAACGCCGTGGTCAGACTGTCCCGGAATGTGCAGTCCACTCTCAAT GACTATGAGCTCCAGGCAGGCAAATAcagctcttctctggaccctgCTCTGACAGACTTTGCTGCCAAAAGGCTGCGGGTGACCCCTCTACAAGAAAGCATCCAGGCCCAG GAAAATGATGTATCCAAGCACTACATGGAGCTGGCGGCAGAAAATAGACAGCAGCTCAGCCGGCTGGAGTTTGCCAAGAAGATTGTTGAGAAG AAAGAAGTGCATGAGGACATTCAAAGTGTGCATGAGCAGACCCAGCAATCTGCAAACAAAGCTGTGTCGAGCAGGGAATCTGAAGGGCTGAAattgcagctggaggaggagaggaggaacgTGGCCAGGATTgaagaggagctggaggagcacagGAACAAGCTGCTCATGCTGAAGACTCAGAGGCCCGTTGAAagagtggaagaaaaagaggtgGTGGAATATTACAGAGACCCACAGCTGGAGAGCAACCTGACCAAGATGATGCGGCAGATCGAAGAGGAAGGCAAAAAGAGGCAGAGCCTGCAAGAAGACATCGAACTGATGAGCAGGAAGCTTGCCCAGATGGAGAGTGAGAAGAAGGCTGTGCCTGCCCAGCTTCTCACCAAAGAGATAACAAAAATTGAGAAAGATCCCAGCCTGGATAGCCAGGCAGCCAGCCTTCGGCAGGAGATCAGGCGTCTCCAGGAGGAAAGCTTGGCCGCTGCTTCCGAACTGGAGCAGTGTAAGAGAGAGCTGCACATGCTAGAGAGAAAGCAGCCCAACATCCGAGAGAAAGTGGTggtgaaggagctgatcaaaacagagaaaaaccCAGAGATGCTGAAGTCTGTGAGGAACCTGCAGCTACAGATTGATGAGGAGTCCTTCAAAAGGAAGTCTGCAGAGGAAGCGATTGTGAAGGTAAAGAGCAAGATCGAGGAGGTGGAAAAACTAATTGATGCTGCAGAACCCAAAATTATTGTGAAGGAGGTGAAGCAGGTAGAGCAGGATCCGGAGTTATTGAAAGAGTCTTCCAAGCTTAAAACTCTGATTGAAGAAGAGAGGAGCAAGAACTTGGCGCTCGCGGGtgagctgggagagctgcaaaGCCAGTGCAGCATTGCAGAGAAGCAAAAACCAAGGGTGGAAGTTAAAGAGAGGGTCAATGAGATTTTCATGGTGGATCCcgaaacagagaaggaaattgCACACCTGAAAAGAGAGCTGCAGGAAGTTACTCTGAAAAGGACAAAGATCGACAGCGAGGTGGAAGAGGCCTTGGCAGAACTCAGTGTCCTCAGGTCACAGAAACCAGAGGTGGAGCTTAAAGAGGTTATAGAGGAGGTGGTGAAGCACGAGAAGAGTCCTGAAATTCTTAGAGAAATCGACAGGCTGAAACAGCAGCTGAATGAACTAGTGAACACCAATGGCAGGACCCAAGAGCAGCTCATCAGGCTGCAGGGTGAGAGGGATGAAtggaagagggagagatccAAGGTGGAAACGAAGCTGGTCAACAAGGAAGTCATCCGGTATGAGAATGATCCACTGTTGGAAAAGGAAGCTGACCGCCTCCGTCAAGAAGTGCGCAGCATGGCTCAGAagaggagagctgcagaggaTGCTATTTATGACCTGCAGAATAAATACATGCTTCTGGAGAGGAGAAAGCCAGAGGAAAAGGTCATCGTCCAAGAGGTGATTCTGACTCAAAAGGATCCCAAGCTCCGAGATGAACACAACAGGCTGAGCCGGAGTCTGGATGAGGAGGTGAGCAACAGGCGGCGTCTGGAACGCGACGTGCAACAGCTTCGTGTGCTGGTGGAAGAGCAAGAGAAGCTCCTCAACTTCCAGGAAGATCGAAGTAAGAGGCTTGCACTGGAGAAAGAGATGAGGCAAATTACCTTGAGAATaaaggagctggaggagagcCCAGCCCCAGTGCAAGAGAAGATCATTATGGAAGAAGTGGTGAAGTTGGAGAAGGATCCGGTCCTTGAGCAGTCTGCCAGCAACCTGCGCCTGGAGCTGGACCGGGAGAAGATGGAGGTGCTGAACTTGCAGAGAGAGTGCAAGAACCTGCAGATGCAAGTTGATGTCCTCCAGAAAGCAAAGTCCCAGGAGAAGACCATCTACAAGGAGGTGATTCGGGTGGAAAAGGACAGAGCGCTGGAGAGCGAACGTGCCCGCATCTGGGAACAGCTGAGCAGGGAGAGAGGGGCCAAGCAAAAGGCAGAAGAGGAGGTACGGAGGCTCAGGGAAAAGATCGAGAGAGCTGAAGGCATGAAGAGGACGTGGGCTCGGGAGGAGACAGAGCTACAGAAAGCCAGGAACCTGGCAATCCAGGAGAGAGCCAGCCTGGAGAGCGAGCTGCGGGAGCTGGAGAggcagaaacagcagaaagttCTTTTCCTTCGGGAAGAGTCCAAACTGCTCAACCAGCGGACTGAGAGTGACcggcagaagaagaagcagctGGAACAGGAGTTTTCCATGCTGGAGGCAGATATCCTGAGGGAGAAGGACCAGATCTACAATAAGGAGAGGTTCATTCGAGATCTCCGGTCAAGAGTCAGCAGGGAGGAAATAAATCACGAGACCCAGATGAGAGAGACCAACCTCTCCACCAAGATCTCAATACTGGACCCTGAGACGGGGAAGGATATGTCCCCTTACGAGGCCTATAAGAGAGGCATCATAGACAGAGGCCAGTACATCCAACTGCAAGAGCTGGAGTGCGACTGGGAGGAGATCACCACCCTGGGCCCAAACGGAGAAGTCTCGGTTCTCCTGGACAAGAAAAGTGGGAAGCAGTACTCCATCGATGATGCACTACGGCTGAGAAGGATCACGAAGGAGGAGTATCAGCTGTACCGGGATGGCAAGATTCCCATCTCTGAATTTGCCTTGCTGGTGGCTGGGGAATCTAAGCCTCCTTCATCCCTTTCTATTGGTTCCATCATCTCCAAATCCCCAATCCAATCCCCCACTACCCCGCAAACCCAAAGCTTTTTCCCCCCAGGCTCACAGAAGGGCTTCAGTGATGACACGTCCCCCATTGCCGGGGTGTACGATACCACCACTGACACCAAGTACAACATCAAGACTGCTGTTACAAAGAAGCTGCTTGATCCCATGACAGCTCAGAAGCTCCTGGAAGCCCAGGCTGCCACGGGAGGCATCATAGACCTCCTTTCTCGGGACCGGTTGTCGGTCCATAAGGCAATTGAGCGGGGGCTGATTGACAGGACCTACATGCAGAGACTGCTCAACGCCCAGAAAGCTTTCACGGGGATTGAGGACCCAGTGACCAAGAGAAGGCTGTCTGTGGGGGAAGCAGTTCAGAAGGGATGGATGACTAAGGACAGTGCCTTCCCCTATTTGGAGGTCCAGCATCTAACTGGAGGGCTCATTGACCCCAAGAAAACCGGTCGCATCCCCGTGCTGGAAGCTGCCCATATGGGCATGATAACGGGTGACCTGGCCAACAGGCTCCAGGATGAGTCCAGCTATGAGAAAGACCTCATCGACCCCATCACTAAGGAGAAGATAAATTACAAGGAGGCCATGGCTCTCTGCCAGAAGgattctctgggcagcctgctgctgctcccagctgcatcAGAGGGCTACCAGCCCTACCGCTCCCCCAAGCTCTCACGGTTCAGGCATTGA